The following proteins come from a genomic window of Anabrus simplex isolate iqAnaSimp1 chromosome 7, ASM4041472v1, whole genome shotgun sequence:
- the LOC136877041 gene encoding glucose dehydrogenase [FAD, quinone], with translation MEMETLLLFLVTAQVATNVVSCHNVNIAAMFPAIMERERISMQEPCDDNSEKREFDFIIVGAGAAGCVIANRLTEVEDWEVLLLEAGGEETVIMDIPRVATSLQESDINWHYKTIPSETKHKGHVGGQIKYPSGKVVGGSTVLNLMVYVRGNKNDYDNWERMGNPGWKYEDVFPYFKKVENMQIPQFQDSEYHSTKGNIKINYPPYRTEMSSTILRAGKEMGQPEVDYNGEHQTGFARLQTTTANGSRWTASKGYLHPIRKRRNLHLKKRALVTKILINEDTKTAYGVNFIKGNKNYTVYARKEVIISAGAINSPQLLMLSGVGPKEHLEELGIKVIQDSKVGYNLMDHAGLGALIFTVNESKALPSTEAITNIQNYYDYFVSSSGPLTSSNFMEVASFQEMEGTAFHSPGWPNVENLFISSIPLNKTLLASVLGLSPDVFQNQTPPRGNQSAFHVYVFALRPKSRGRIRLKDNNIFTSPLIDPNIFDEEEDILLTTAAIRKIIEFTQAPALQKMGATLDDTPVAPCQHLTFASDEYWRCALLQTATTTYHQCGTCKMGPATDETAVVDPELKVYGIRNLRVIDASIFPRITSGHIQGPTYMVAEKGADLIKKQYLITSDSDQIFSNKM, from the coding sequence GGAGCAGGAGCAGCTGGCTGTGTTATCGCCAACAGACTGACGGAAGTAGAAGATTGGGAGGTCTTACTTCTGGAGGCTGGAGGAGAAGAAACTGTTATCATGGATATTCCTCGAGTAGCTACTTCATTACAAGAATCTGATATTAATTGGCATTATAAAACAATACCATCAGAAACGAAACATAAAGGTCATGTTGGAGGTCAGATAAAATATCCTAGTGGGAAAGTCGTTGGTGGGAGTACTGTCCTAAATCTGATGGTCTACGTCAGAGGTAATAAAAATGATTACGATAACTGGGAGAGAATGGGGAATCCAGGATGGAAAtacgaagatgtttttccgtactTTAAGAAAGTGGAGAACATGCAAATTCCACAATTCCAAGACAGTGAATATCATTCAACCAAAGGCAATATCAAGATTAATTACCCTCCATACAGGACTGAAATGAGTTCAACCATCTTAAGGGCTGGGAAGGAAATGGGACAGCCAGAAGTAGATTATAACGGTGAACATCAGACAGGATTTGCACGTTTACAAACAACTACAGCAAATGGATCCCGCTGGACGGCTAGTAAAGGATATTTACATCCTATCCGCAAGAGGCGTAATTTACACCTGAAGAAAAGAGCCTTGGTGACAAAGATTCTTATCAATGAAGATACTAAGACTGCATACGGTGTCAACTTCATTAAAGGGAATAAAAATTACACTGTTTATGCTAGAAAAGAAGTGATTATATCCGCCGGTGCTATCAACTCACCTCAACTTTTAATGCTTTCTGGTGTCGGACCAAAGGAACATTTAGAGGAACTTGGGATCAAAGTCATTCAGGACTCCAAAGTGGGATATAATCTCATGGACCATGCAGGACTTGGTGCCCTTATATTCACAGTGAATGAAAGTAAAGCGCTTCCATCAACAGAGGCCATAACAAATATCCAGAACTATTATGATTATTTCGTTTCCAGTAGTGGACCTTTAACTTCAAGTAACTTCATGGAAGTTGCTTCCTTCCAGGAAATGGAAGGAACTGCTTTCCATTCACCTGGATGGCCTAATGTTGAAAACTTGTTCATATCATCTATACCACTCAACAAGACACTCTTGGCCTCAGTTCTTGGCTTAAGCCCTGATGTATTTCAAAATCAAACACCACCCAGAGGAAATCAGTCAGCATTTCATGTTTACGTCTTTGCATTGAGACCTAAAAGTAGAGGGAGGATCAGACTAAAagataataatatttttacttCACCACTTATAGATCCGAATATCTTCGATGAAGAAGAAGACATTCTGCTCACGACTGCAGCAATTAGAAAAATTATTGAATTTACTCAGGCTCCAGCATTGCAAAAGATGGGCGCTACGCTGGACGATACACCGGTGGCTCCTTGTCAGCACCTAACCTTTGCATCCGACGAATATTGGCGATGTGCTTTGCTTCAAACGGCTACTACTACATATCATCAATGTGGTACATGTAAGATGGGACCTGCGACCGACGAAACTGCCGTTGTTGATCCCGAATTGAAAGTTTATGGAATTAGAAATCTTCGTGTAATCGATGCATCCATCTTTCCGCGAATAACGTCGGGACACATACAAGGTCCTACGTACATGGTAGCAGAGAAAGGAGCTGATCTCATAAAGAAGCAATATCTTATAACTAGTGACTCTGATCAAATCTTCTCGAATAAAATGTAG